One window of Akkermansia biwaensis genomic DNA carries:
- a CDS encoding class I SAM-dependent methyltransferase translates to MKQNKYDEDSFFRKCSQMDRSVKGLAGAGEWKTLERMLPDFHGKRVLDLGCGFGWHCRYAAEHGATSVTGVDISEKMLARAASMEKTDIINYICMPMEDIDFPPSSFDIVISSLAFHYTRDFPRICREVSHCLGSGGAFVFSVEHPVFTAQGRQDWHYDGSGGIMHWPVDGYFAEGPRKAVFLGEEVTKYHRTLTTYLGALAANGFEIIAVEEPQPSGELLNTVPGMRDELRRPMMLIISARKK, encoded by the coding sequence ATGAAGCAGAACAAGTACGACGAAGATTCCTTTTTCCGGAAATGCAGCCAAATGGACCGTTCCGTCAAGGGACTGGCCGGAGCCGGAGAATGGAAAACGCTGGAACGGATGCTGCCGGATTTTCACGGGAAACGGGTTCTGGACCTGGGCTGCGGATTCGGCTGGCACTGCCGGTATGCGGCGGAACACGGAGCGACTTCCGTCACGGGGGTGGATATTTCGGAAAAAATGCTCGCCAGAGCCGCAAGCATGGAAAAGACGGATATCATCAACTACATCTGCATGCCCATGGAGGACATTGATTTTCCTCCCTCTTCCTTTGACATAGTCATCAGTTCACTGGCCTTTCACTACACGCGGGATTTCCCCCGCATCTGCCGGGAGGTTTCCCATTGCCTGGGCAGCGGCGGCGCATTCGTTTTTTCCGTGGAGCACCCCGTTTTTACCGCCCAGGGACGCCAGGACTGGCATTATGACGGCTCCGGCGGCATCATGCACTGGCCCGTGGACGGTTATTTTGCGGAAGGCCCCCGCAAGGCCGTCTTTCTGGGGGAGGAAGTAACCAAATACCACAGGACGCTCACCACCTACCTGGGCGCCCTAGCCGCAAACGGATTTGAGATCATTGCCGTGGAAGAGCCCCAGCCTTCCGGAGAGCTTCTGAATACTGTTCCCGGCATGCGGGACGAGTTGAGGCGCCCGATGATGCTCATCATTTCCGCCCGCAAAAAGTAG